The DNA sequence TTGGGTGGTAGACGAAGAAAGGAGGATGGTGGATTTTGGGCCTAACTTTTGTGTATTTCTTGCACATTTTACTTACATACTTGTTGGTGCACCGTACGTTTAACTTGGGCCATTTTTGGTGAGtaaacaactgtagcttctatAAGCTTTACAAGTGGCTCACACCTCACCAATTACTGCAAAACTTAATTCAGatttacaaaataaacaaaaataaacaacgTTGTATTTGGAAGACAGAAAAGGACATGGTTTTaggtttcttttccttttctacaTATTCTTTGTTATGTGAACCGATGGAGAAGAGTTATGGTAGGCATAAATGATAGGTAAACCTAACTCATCCAACACGACTTCACacccaaataaaagaaaattaattagatGGATTAATCCCGTTAAGGAAAATGATGGTGCACACCACTATTGAAAAGTATACACATAATAAATGCTTCATTTACGTCACCATTTTAGTTTAAGCTCTTTCGATACTCACCCttttttttgttctattttacACATATAGACCATACCCTATTTCCGCATTAGTTATTCCACCCCACACTTTGTTCAGAGGTGCCATTTGAATGAAAGTCTTACCtataagttatttaaaaagaaaatctgtTTTAtcataaagtttttaaaagacTGACGTATTTGTGGTGTACTATTCCGCTAAGCAAACTACTTAGTGGTTACATTTTTCTCACAATACCATATATGTCGAATAATTTATGTATAGgtgttataataaaaaatgacttGTTTAAAAGTTCTAATACGActgtttaattatatataaagttattctgaaactttttatgtttattttttacacagaccaatatatttaatagtaagacagataaataaatatatgcatTTAAAACAGtataatcaatttaatataaatttaaaaatagcggttcaaaaatgattttaataatatttttggtatgacatattcaaataatttttctaactttttgTCTATGAATACATCCATAGGGGATAAATaaaggtttaaatatatatttggtccatatttttgttgtttttatttaatctgattttcattttttttatgttcaattaagtctttatttttgtcaaattctggtcaatttagtctttttcattgacggtgtttaaatagttaacgtttttgaataATACATGtcacagattttttttttaatttaaattttaattattattgttttttttttaaatttcaaaaaatttgtccacgtgtcaagtcacaattgtgtcacatgtcaaaaaaTTATGTGTagatacattatatatattttttattttaatttatcaaaaaaatattttttattggtttataCCAAAGTCTAAGGACAAATAAGCTGGTGCTTGTAGTTTTTCGGAGtcatatacttaaaaaaaagttaaatacttCCGtgggtatatttttaatttctgtgaagaaaaaatattacaacTAAGAGCAAAGAGGAAGAAAAATTCGATAGCGAAGGAGTTTTGCAACTTCGGCCCAAGTCTGGCCCGTTAGATACGGGCCGAGTATCGACCGCATCGGTTTATATTTATTGGCAAGAACAAGttctattttcattaaaaataatagcaCAGAATACATATAtccttttattaatatatggAGTAGAAGCTATATTAATAgttacaataaatttaaaattaggaAGGCCTTTTTTTGTACCTTTGAGGAAAGATTATTGATGTAGAGCCAAGGTCGTTAGTTTGTTTCGTTTCTCGTCCGAATGATGATACCTAGTTTGAATATTGCGATCATTTTTTTAAGGATActtaattgaaaattgaaatagttgatgtaatgttttaattgattttcaattttaattcatttgatTGTGCTTATAAATTATAGAGCTAAAATTtcgagttgaaaaaaaaaaaaaaactggtgTCTTTCATTGGTATGGGCTCGAAAAGTGTAAGCCCTGCCCACGACAGTTTTTCTATTTCAGCCCAAAAAGCAagttacctacaaaacaaacaagatgtatgaattatttgaatttgactttttaaATGTTGGAAACCTTAACTAAATAATTCCGGAAATAGATACAATTTTGAGATTggattcaattatttaaatgagtaaaattaaaaatttataagctTAATATCAAGTTATTAACAGCTCGTTTGTATAGTTGTTAAGAAACCATTATGTGATGGTTTTATTTGAGattgtatacttttttttttcttatggtaaattttttgcattttgtgatagttttatttgtataataCTCAGATACAATAATTTTCCTGATATGGAAGACACTATAAATTATTTCACAAATTTaagacatatattttaatatttaatatagaaGTAacttgtattataatttttttaagaaactaaCACAAAGTTATGAAATGGTCAACgatatttttcataattgacatatttttaataaatgttaaaatatgatcaaattatatattcattaaaaaaccGAAGAAGAAAGGTTtgttacataatatatttttgaaaaacatttcaCCTCTTTCGTTCTTAGTGGaatatataagttatataagagcaaatttaatgagaatttgttaaaataaggttatttattaaagaaatattatttaaattcatgtcttataattttttttcaattttaatgaacatatatttacaataatttaattaaaattatgttcttaataataaaaattcattttaataattttttattgaaaatattctATATATACAAAATCTCCTTAAAGTTACTTTCTTATCTTTTATCTAAAATCTTACAAAATCCCTTTGATTGTTGAGAATGCACATTAAGATATAGTTGACGAATTATTTAACCATGGTCGTTACCTAAAGCCCATCAAGGCCCATAAAATCATCCCCAAAGACAGAGCGCGTCATGGTCTTCACTCAACTACTGCCAGAGTAAAAACTACCATATTTCCGGATATATAAACCATAGCATATTTTTGGGTATATAAACCATATatcatatatacttttatttatttaaccatgTGATATAagtaatataagaaaaattaataaatagtgatttattatttataggaAATAGtagataatttaatataacaataacaatagattaaatataatgttgaaaaaaaaaacagtaataatattaatctttatcttaaataatatatataaaaaatcgtTATACAGATCAATAACAGAATCTATGATATTAAtcttaataaagataaaaaaaataaagataaaaagaataatgatatttatcttaaaaacaaATACATCATCCAAAGATTTATAAAAGGTTTACAATGAGGCACAATGGTCttctcacacaaaaatctagctAATTCTCTCATCTCAATTCCCACCCATTCTTCTTCCACGTTAACGCCAATTCTTCAGCATCGTCCACGTCACCACCTCAACTCACCGAAGCTGCGCGTCTAATCACGCTCTAAAAAGCGTGTGATACTCCTCACCCAACCACTAACATAAACTAGCATATTTTCGGGTATATCATATCATATttccaattatttatttatttatttatttatttcagtaAAAGAGGTTTTTATTCACATTTGTTGCGCCTTTGGCTCACTCTCTCTTGTTCCTTTCTTCTCTACAACGTTGTAATTGGTGTATTCGGATCGGCGGAACTTTACCGTACCGGCGTGACTTCCGACGCTGTTTGTGACGCCTTACTGCGATAGGTGACGAAGATGAAGGTTTTCGTGAAGACTCTCAAAGGCACTCACTTCGAAATCGAAGTGCAGCCTCAGAATACGGTTTGTTACTCCAAACTTTATCGATTTGGATTCTTTGcgattttcctttttctatttcGGTCGCTAATTGCGTCCTGTTCTTGAATTCTTTCAAAGGTTTCCCCTCCCTCTAGAACCTGAGATTGAGTGTTAATTAGGGTTTCACTTATTTgaattctaatttaattttgatggCAATTTGGATTTAATTTGTTACTTGAAAGTTAATTCCTGCTTTTTTGGAGTGACTATTGATTTGGTATATGGAATATGCTGGGGAACGAATGAAGTCTATTATTCTCGTCATAACAACATTCTCTAGCTAGATAaccatatttttaataacttttttgtcTTCCGGATCATTGCTCGTGTGAATTGGTGGCAAACTTGTTATTGATGATTCTATTATTAGTGGGAAATCTGTTTTCTATGTTTGGGATTCTTGGGGCATGTGATAGTGAATAAGTTCCGCATTGACAATATCTGGAGTATTACTTCTTAGGAATATCAAACCagtttgtattatattttttttttttgataagtACTGGTTCTAAATTCTAATTGCTACTCATATCTATGGAAATTTAAATGCCCGGCTTATCTTACTGTTACCGCTAACACTTGCTCCAAAAACTGACTTATTACCTTATTCTCAGAATGGATGTTATCTTGGTAACTAGGACTGCAGTTGATATGTGAATAATGAGCGCTTTTTAGTGTTTTCGGGGTTGCACGTTTCTAACAATCCAATTTTTCTAAATGCTTGATGTGACCTAAATGTGGAGTtctatataatcaaatttgtcgACGCTTCATCTTTTAAGGGCTTTGTGATTCACTTCTACTTTCTTCTGGTTTGTTTAACATCAATAACTGATTTGTCACATTATTTTCAACCGTGAATATTCTTTTCAGGTTTCTGAAGTGAAGAAAAGTATTGAAACTGTTCAGGGTGCAGATGTTTATCCTGCTGCCCAGCAAATGCTAATTCACCAAGGGAAAGTTCTGAAGGATGCTACTACCTTGGAGGATAATAACGTAGCTGAAAGTAGTTTCATTGTAATTATGCTATCAAAGGTAGTTTCTTTggttcatttatttatttatttttaaaatgataatatgtTGCATATTCTGTTTCAAATTTATGTTGAACTAAATTAgaattatatgtttaaaatatgCTAGAGTAAGAGCACTTCTGGTGAAGGATCTACTACAACTGCACCATCGACCAAGGTGAAAACactttttaaatgttataaacTTTTGCAATATTTCTATCATGTAGACTTTACCCTGTTATGGGATATGATAAGACAAGCATAATGTCTCTTATGCGTTATCTAAACATTCTctaaaaattatgtattcattccAGACACCACAGACTAGTGCACCTCCTACTTCAACAGCGCCAGTGTCAACAGCTCTTCAAGCTCCAGCTGCAACTGAGGCACCGTGAGTTGCTAATCTTTCtaggatattttttatttgtttagataaatgtcaatttaaactattttaatgtGTATTATGTGCTATATAAAGGCTTCATTTCAATTCGACAGGCCGGAAACTGTTACTGCACCTGCACCTGCACCTGTATCTACACCTTCAGTTCCAGCTCCTGCTTCTATTTCTTCAGGAACTCCTGTGTATGTGTTATGCTTCCTGCCCTGTGTAGAATGTAGAGTTTATAGTTGCTGTTATTTTTGTATCTGGAAAGACAGAACTCTTCAACTTGCTTGAttcttcttttaaattttgttgcTAAAAATGTCTTTTTAATCAGGGAGGGGTCTGATATCTATGGGCAGGCGGCATCCAATCTCGTTGCTGGAAGTCATTTGGAGGGAACTATTCAGCAAATTATTGACATGGGTGGAGGGAGCTGGGACAGGGATACTGTTGTCCGTGCTCTTCGAGCTGCCTATAACAACCCTGAGAGAGCTGTTGAATATTTGTATTCGGTATGTGAATTTTAGACGTTAAATACTGTGCTTGATGAATTTGTCCTACAAGTATTTCAGTCGCATATAGTTAGCTTAATATAGTATCGTAGTTATTTGGGTGGAAGGTGGACTCttttattttgtgatatttTCTTGCCATCTTTCCTTTTTTAAATCCAAATATCATTCATCAACATTAGGGTATCCCTGAGCAAGCTGAAGCTCCACTTGTAGCCAGAGCTCCTGCAGGTGCGCAACCCGCAAATCCTCCTGCAGCTGCTGCTCCACAAACAGCACAACCTGCTCCGGTTACCTCAACTGGGCCTAATGCTAATCCTTTAGACCTTTTTCCGCAGGTAgctattacattttttattactgAAGAGAGAATGAAAGCTTTTGGTTGTTGTATACTGAACTTTGTGTAACAGGGCCTTCCTAATGTGGGTGGTTCTGGTGCTGCTGGTGCTGGCTCATTGGATTTTCTACGCAACAGTCAACAAGTATTATTATCTTTCTCTTCATTTACCCCAGAATTTCTTGCTTCATagatatgttttaaatagatatTTCAATTATGTTCATTCGCATTTCAGTTCCAAGC is a window from the Vigna unguiculata cultivar IT97K-499-35 chromosome 7, ASM411807v1, whole genome shotgun sequence genome containing:
- the LOC114192190 gene encoding ubiquitin receptor RAD23c-like produces the protein MKVFVKTLKGTHFEIEVQPQNTVSEVKKSIETVQGADVYPAAQQMLIHQGKVLKDATTLEDNNVAESSFIVIMLSKSKSTSGEGSTTTAPSTKTPQTSAPPTSTAPVSTALQAPAATEAPPETVTAPAPAPVSTPSVPAPASISSGTPVEGSDIYGQAASNLVAGSHLEGTIQQIIDMGGGSWDRDTVVRALRAAYNNPERAVEYLYSGIPEQAEAPLVARAPAGAQPANPPAAAAPQTAQPAPVTSTGPNANPLDLFPQGLPNVGGSGAAGAGSLDFLRNSQQFQALRAMVQANPQILQPMLQELGKQNPHLMRLIRDHQADFLRLINEPVEGGEGNILGQMAGGMPQAVTVTPEERQAIERLEAMGFDRAIVLEVYFACNKNEELAANYLIDHMHEFDEHQ